Proteins from one Streptomyces sp. NBC_00390 genomic window:
- a CDS encoding DEAD/DEAH box helicase codes for MAFRTVDLPGPVILVPGASLEGQMRQKAQDHPGLPTDPLRLASDLNSRDDGAPATFSEPRRAGGDRSLLVHGGTYLVRLFLTKPHQGSYTIAAIDPLRMRDHHRLSQGCLLLRPTDWRVCYDVREVPQDSDAYWPRLTEEWLRIGDRLATERGAPALTAEQTQFLDTVDQLIDASEAITTDSARSTEPFPYASVGSTGGQRHGTRAVYEFRLAGPRRPEEGVCVRIRGRSGYRGQVTRAAGASVTVRFDQPVDWAHIDQQGELEIAPNSVVYARQREAVALLRARQARGTGLLPALVDHQVRGIRPVSDAPAEELDDDQLQAFRKAVAVEDMLLVLGPPGTGKTRTISQIAAGTAAAGLPDPVLVTSHTNRAVDNVLSRLPRDLVVVRVGSEDRTTAEGRPFLMERQAAELREEILRVTGPWKREYAGVAVAGQWARELGGRLDRLGFLVAEETRLRGELAAARRAVGGPAQTRVDELTSERLRTERALGRSGRRTERLTRSHQAARRRRGWWLIGFLFGLPALLYDRRLAAAHQKDEKLLVAATRIRDALAEAERQLDAVTRDIPAVRAARKAAHEVERRTAQCRSDGCTAARSARESLPVGEAPSPVRETEPETCDRDLAELHDRLARRLPLLAARGELLGAWHDAVSGASEQLYPELIRYAHVIAATCIGTASRPELSGVDFELAIVDEAGQIGMADVLVPLVRARRAVLVGDHQQLPPFLDSEVEAWGKNVGDPAVMKLLSESALEGLVHRLPKTHVVPLTHQRRMPSVIADFISSSFYDGKLSTPVERGHRDPLFRSPFAFVDTARLPAAERYEKEAGRRDERWGQRGCINPAEARLLTRLAAFYHRNHTEWAVIVPYKAQKAVIAAALSRVIDPEQVDLNVGTVDSFQGGERDVILYGFTRSNRDGRVGFLKELRRANVAFTRVKHQLVLVGDMDTLTGARDTRFRELARSLRGHLVEHGDIRQYREISDRLADLADEGGRA; via the coding sequence ATGGCGTTCCGCACGGTCGATCTGCCGGGGCCGGTCATCCTCGTCCCGGGCGCGTCCCTTGAGGGCCAGATGCGTCAGAAGGCCCAGGATCACCCGGGCCTGCCGACCGATCCCCTGCGGCTGGCATCCGATCTGAACAGCCGTGATGACGGGGCGCCGGCGACCTTCAGCGAGCCGCGGCGCGCCGGCGGGGACCGGAGTCTGCTGGTCCATGGCGGGACCTATCTCGTACGCCTGTTCCTCACCAAACCGCACCAGGGCAGCTACACGATCGCCGCAATCGACCCGCTCAGGATGCGCGACCACCACCGGCTCTCCCAGGGCTGTCTGCTGCTGCGGCCCACCGATTGGCGGGTGTGCTACGACGTCCGCGAGGTCCCGCAGGACTCCGACGCGTACTGGCCGCGGCTGACCGAGGAATGGCTGCGGATCGGCGACAGGCTGGCCACGGAGCGCGGTGCTCCTGCGCTGACGGCCGAGCAGACGCAATTCCTCGACACGGTCGACCAGCTGATCGACGCCTCCGAGGCGATCACCACAGACTCGGCCAGATCCACGGAGCCCTTTCCCTATGCCTCGGTGGGCTCCACGGGCGGACAGCGGCACGGCACGCGAGCGGTCTACGAGTTCCGTCTCGCCGGACCGCGCAGACCCGAGGAGGGTGTGTGCGTCCGGATCCGCGGAAGGTCCGGGTACCGGGGGCAGGTGACCCGGGCCGCGGGTGCCTCGGTCACGGTCCGCTTCGATCAGCCGGTCGACTGGGCCCACATCGACCAGCAGGGCGAACTGGAGATCGCCCCCAACAGCGTCGTCTACGCACGGCAGCGGGAGGCGGTCGCCCTGTTGCGGGCACGGCAGGCGCGCGGCACCGGGCTCCTCCCGGCCCTCGTCGACCACCAGGTGCGCGGCATCCGGCCGGTGTCCGACGCGCCGGCCGAGGAGCTCGACGACGACCAGCTCCAGGCGTTCCGCAAGGCTGTGGCCGTCGAGGACATGCTGCTGGTGCTCGGTCCGCCGGGCACCGGAAAGACCCGGACGATCAGCCAGATCGCAGCCGGTACGGCTGCCGCCGGTCTGCCGGACCCCGTCCTGGTCACCTCGCACACCAACCGCGCCGTCGACAACGTCCTGTCCCGGCTTCCCCGCGACCTGGTGGTGGTCAGGGTCGGGAGCGAGGACAGGACCACGGCCGAAGGCAGACCATTTCTGATGGAACGTCAGGCGGCTGAGCTGCGGGAGGAGATCCTCCGGGTCACAGGGCCCTGGAAGCGCGAATACGCCGGCGTCGCCGTCGCCGGGCAGTGGGCGCGTGAGCTGGGCGGCCGGCTTGACCGGCTGGGCTTCCTCGTGGCCGAGGAGACGCGGTTACGCGGCGAGCTTGCGGCCGCCCGGCGCGCTGTCGGCGGACCGGCGCAGACCCGTGTGGACGAGCTGACCTCCGAGCGGCTGCGCACGGAGCGGGCCCTGGGCCGCAGCGGGCGGCGGACCGAGCGCCTCACCCGCTCGCACCAGGCGGCGCGGCGGCGAAGAGGCTGGTGGCTGATCGGATTTCTCTTCGGTCTGCCGGCTCTGCTGTACGACCGGCGCCTGGCCGCGGCGCACCAGAAGGACGAGAAGCTGCTCGTCGCCGCCACCCGGATCCGCGACGCGCTCGCCGAGGCCGAGCGGCAACTCGACGCCGTCACCCGGGACATCCCCGCCGTGCGAGCCGCACGGAAGGCCGCGCACGAGGTGGAGCGGCGCACTGCGCAGTGCCGGTCGGACGGGTGCACCGCCGCACGCTCCGCTCGCGAGTCCCTGCCCGTCGGCGAAGCGCCTTCGCCCGTACGCGAGACGGAACCGGAGACCTGCGACCGCGATCTGGCCGAGCTGCACGACCGGTTGGCGCGGCGGCTGCCTCTGCTCGCCGCCAGGGGGGAGCTGCTCGGCGCATGGCATGACGCGGTGTCCGGGGCGAGCGAGCAGCTCTACCCGGAGCTGATCCGCTACGCCCACGTCATAGCGGCGACGTGCATCGGTACGGCATCCCGGCCCGAACTGTCCGGTGTCGACTTCGAACTGGCCATCGTCGACGAGGCCGGGCAGATCGGCATGGCCGACGTCCTCGTGCCGCTCGTGCGAGCACGCCGGGCCGTGCTGGTGGGAGACCACCAGCAGCTCCCTCCGTTCCTCGACTCCGAGGTGGAGGCCTGGGGGAAGAACGTCGGGGATCCCGCCGTCATGAAGCTGCTGTCCGAGAGCGCGCTCGAAGGACTGGTGCACAGGCTGCCGAAGACCCACGTCGTCCCGCTCACCCACCAGCGCCGTATGCCCTCGGTGATCGCCGACTTCATCTCCTCCTCGTTCTACGACGGCAAGCTGTCCACCCCCGTGGAGCGCGGGCACCGCGACCCGCTGTTCCGCAGCCCGTTCGCCTTCGTCGACACCGCGCGCCTGCCCGCCGCCGAGCGGTACGAGAAGGAGGCGGGACGCCGGGACGAGCGCTGGGGGCAGCGCGGCTGCATCAACCCGGCGGAGGCGAGGCTGCTCACCCGGCTCGCCGCCTTCTACCACCGCAACCACACGGAATGGGCGGTCATCGTTCCGTACAAGGCGCAGAAGGCCGTGATCGCCGCGGCCCTGTCCCGGGTGATCGATCCGGAGCAGGTGGACCTGAACGTGGGCACCGTCGACTCCTTCCAGGGCGGCGAACGGGACGTGATCCTCTACGGGTTCACCCGGAGCAACCGCGACGGTCGTGTCGGATTCCTGAAGGAACTGCGCCGGGCGAACGTCGCGTTCACGCGGGTCAAACACCAACTGGTCCTGGTCGGTGACATGGACACCTTGACCGGCGCCCGCGACACGCGCTTTCGCGAACTGGCCCGCTCGCTGCGCGGCCACCTCGTCGAGCACGGCGACATCCGCCAGTACCGGGAGATCTCCGACCGCCTGGCCGACCTCGCCGACGAGGGAGGCCGCGCGTGA